In the Novosphingobium sp. 9U genome, TCGTGCGACGCTGGGCGAGATCAGCTCGGCGATGGAAGAGAGCTTCGCCCGCTACGGCACCCAACCGACCCCGGTGAAGGGCGTCTACTCCGCACCTTACGAAGGCGACACCCGCTGGCAGCAAGTGCTCGACGGCGTGCAGGCGGTCGAGCGTCGTCTGGGCCGCAAGCCCAAGCTGCTCGTCGCCAAGATGGGCCAGGACGGCCACGACCGCGGCGCCAACGTGATTGCCTCCGCGTTCGGCGACATGGGCTTCGACGTCGTCTCCGGCCCGCTGTTCCAGACGCCCGAAGAGACCGTCGTGCTGGCTTTGGAGAACGAGGTCGACGTTGTCGGCGCCTCCTCTTTGGCGGCGGGCCACAAGACGCTGATCCCCGAGCTGATCCAGCGCCTGCGCGAGCAGGGCCGCAACGACATCAAGGTAATCGCCGGCGGCGTGATCCCCCCGCAGGACTACGAATACCTGCGCAACGCGGGCGTGCAGGGCATCTACGGTCCGGGATCGAACGTGGTGGAATGCGCTGCCGACGTGCTGCGGCTGCTCGGCCATAACATGCCGCCCGTCGGCGACGAGCTGCAGGCAGCGGAGTAGGCTGCGGGTGAGCCATCAGGCCCAGTTCTGGACAGCGGCCTTCGTCATGTTCCTGACGGGGATCGGCGTGCCGGTGCTCGCCTCGCTCAATGCGGGGCTGGGACGCGGGCTCGACAACCCGGCCGCGGCGACGACGCTGATGTTCGTGGGCGCCTTCGTGTTCTCGCTGGCGGCGCTCGCCGTTGTCGGGCTACCCTCGCCCGCGCGGTTCCAGGGCATCCCGTGGCAGTACTACTGCGGCGGCGTGTTCATGGTGTTCTACATCCTGTCGGTCACCTACTTCGCCCCGAGGATTGGCCTGGGCAACGCAATTTTCTTCGTCCTTGTCGGCCAGTTGATGATGGCCGCGGCGGTCGATCACTTTGGCTGGTTCGGCGCGATCCGCACGCCGCTCGAAGCCAAGCGGGGCATCGGCATTCTCCTCATGTGCTTCGGCATCTACCTCGCAAAGCGTACCGTATGACCCAGACCCTTGCCCGCACCGACTGGACCCGCGACGAGATCGCCGCGCTGTTCGACCTGCCGTTCACCGAACTGGTCTATCGCGCCGCCGAAGTGCATCGGCAGAGCTTCGACCCCGCCGAAGTGCAGCTCTCCACGCTGCTGTCGATCAAGACCGGCGGGTGCGTGGAAGATTGCGGCTATTGCTCGCAGTCAGTCTCGGCCAACAGCGGCGTCAAGGCGACCAAGCTGCTCGAAGTGCAGCAGGTGCTGCAGCGCGCGGCCCAGGC is a window encoding:
- a CDS encoding DMT family transporter; the protein is MSHQAQFWTAAFVMFLTGIGVPVLASLNAGLGRGLDNPAAATTLMFVGAFVFSLAALAVVGLPSPARFQGIPWQYYCGGVFMVFYILSVTYFAPRIGLGNAIFFVLVGQLMMAAAVDHFGWFGAIRTPLEAKRGIGILLMCFGIYLAKRTV
- a CDS encoding radical SAM protein, which encodes MTQTLARTDWTRDEIAALFDLPFTELVYRAAEVHRQSFDPAEVQLSTLLSIKTGGCVEDCGYCSQSVSANSGVKATKLLEVQQVLQRAAQARDQGSTRFCMGAAWRNPKDRDMPAIIEMVKGVRSMGMETCMTLGMLTPAQADMLSEAG